From Enterococcus wangshanyuanii, the proteins below share one genomic window:
- a CDS encoding PTS fructose transporter subunit IIABC, with protein MNIKELLVKDVMIMDLQATDKKGAIDEMVQKMYDGGRISDIATYKEGILAREAQTSTGLGDGIAMPHAKNKAVKEATVLFARSSKGVDYEALDGQPTYLFFMIAAPEGANDTHLQALAALSRLLVDPDFVAKLKETKTPEDVQNLFQSAEEAKETEEKQEQLAESTQTPSESTRKFVVAVTACPTGIAHTYMAEDALKKKAKQMGVEIKVETNGSEGIKNRLTAEDIARADGVIIAADKKVEMNRFDGKELVNRPVSDGIRKTEELINLATSGNAPIFHGTESEATDEDSSADGSVGSRIYKDLMNGVSHMLPFVIGGGIAIALSFMIDQFIGVPQDQLSSLGSYNEIASWFNQIGGAAFGFMLPVLAGFIASSIADRPGLIVGFTTGALANTGGAGFLGALIGGFLAGYVIIFLKKLFKGLPKSLDGIKTILFYPVFGLLITGGLMLLINVPMKIINDGLNNFLLGLDGTNAALLGVLLGGMMAIDLGGPINKAAYVFGTASIAATVTEGGSIIMASVMAGGMVPPLAIFIATLLFKNKFTQDQKDAGLTNLVMGLSFVTEGAIPFAAADPLRVIPSFVVGSALAGGLVGGFGIRLLAPHGGIFVALLLSHPILYLVFIAIGAVVSAVILGIVKKPVAKN; from the coding sequence ATGAACATCAAAGAGTTACTTGTCAAAGATGTGATGATCATGGATCTACAGGCAACTGATAAAAAAGGCGCTATTGATGAAATGGTTCAAAAGATGTATGACGGTGGCAGAATTTCTGATATCGCTACGTATAAAGAAGGTATTTTAGCACGTGAAGCTCAGACTTCTACTGGTTTGGGTGATGGAATCGCAATGCCACATGCCAAAAACAAAGCGGTCAAAGAAGCGACTGTTCTTTTTGCAAGAAGCAGCAAAGGTGTTGACTATGAAGCACTTGATGGTCAACCGACATACTTATTTTTCATGATCGCTGCTCCTGAAGGCGCAAATGATACTCACTTACAAGCATTGGCAGCTTTATCCCGTCTACTTGTGGATCCGGATTTTGTTGCAAAATTAAAAGAAACTAAAACGCCAGAAGACGTTCAAAATTTGTTCCAATCTGCGGAAGAAGCCAAAGAAACAGAAGAAAAACAAGAACAGCTTGCAGAATCAACTCAAACACCATCAGAATCAACTCGAAAATTTGTGGTTGCCGTTACGGCTTGTCCAACAGGTATTGCTCACACTTATATGGCCGAGGACGCGTTGAAGAAAAAAGCAAAACAAATGGGTGTTGAGATCAAAGTTGAAACAAATGGTTCAGAAGGAATCAAAAATCGATTGACAGCCGAAGATATTGCGCGTGCGGATGGTGTCATTATTGCCGCAGATAAAAAAGTTGAAATGAACCGTTTTGATGGAAAAGAGTTAGTCAATCGCCCAGTTAGTGATGGTATTCGTAAAACAGAAGAATTGATCAATCTTGCAACTAGCGGCAATGCGCCAATTTTTCATGGAACAGAATCAGAGGCCACTGATGAAGACAGTTCTGCTGATGGTTCAGTTGGTTCACGTATCTATAAAGATCTAATGAATGGCGTTTCTCATATGCTGCCATTTGTTATCGGCGGCGGAATCGCAATTGCCCTTTCTTTTATGATCGATCAATTTATCGGTGTCCCTCAAGATCAACTTAGTAGTTTAGGTTCTTATAATGAAATTGCTTCTTGGTTCAATCAAATCGGTGGTGCAGCATTTGGTTTTATGCTACCTGTTTTAGCTGGTTTTATCGCTTCTAGTATTGCTGACAGACCTGGTTTGATCGTTGGTTTCACGACTGGAGCCTTAGCTAATACTGGCGGTGCTGGATTTTTAGGCGCATTGATCGGTGGTTTCTTAGCAGGTTATGTCATCATCTTCTTGAAAAAACTGTTCAAAGGCTTACCTAAATCACTAGACGGCATCAAAACAATCTTATTTTACCCAGTCTTTGGTTTACTGATCACTGGTGGTTTGATGTTATTGATCAACGTCCCAATGAAAATCATCAATGATGGACTAAATAATTTTCTACTAGGTCTAGACGGCACAAATGCTGCTCTTCTTGGAGTTCTACTAGGTGGAATGATGGCCATCGACCTGGGCGGACCGATCAATAAAGCCGCTTATGTATTTGGTACAGCATCGATTGCAGCAACTGTAACAGAAGGTGGTAGTATTATCATGGCTTCTGTTATGGCCGGCGGAATGGTTCCTCCTCTTGCGATCTTTATCGCAACATTGCTCTTTAAAAACAAATTTACTCAAGATCAAAAAGATGCTGGTTTGACGAATTTGGTGATGGGGTTGTCTTTTGTCACAGAAGGTGCGATTCCATTTGCCGCAGCTGATCCATTAAGAGTCATTCCAAGTTTTGTCGTTGGTTCAGCTTTAGCTGGTGGTTTAGTTGGCGGATTCGGTATTCGTTTATTAGCACCTCATGGCGGAATCTTTGTCGCATTATTGTTAAGTCATCCTATTTTATAT
- the pfkB gene encoding 1-phosphofructokinase gives MIYTVTLNPSIDYIVHVDDLKLGDLNRMTADFKLPGGKGINVSRILKRINAESTALGFLGGFTGTFISDWLTREKIQTNFTPVGEDTRINIKLKSDEETEINGLGPTVSNEEMQNLKQILSTVQADDIVVLSGSTPASLRKGFYEELIQIVKEKKTDFIIDTTGADLLNALPQEPLLVKPNNHELAELFNVEFQTIEDILPFGERLLTNGAKHAIISMAGDGALLFTPTGIYQSNVLKRPLKNSVGAGDSMIAGFVGTFAKNNDPIEAFKWGIACGSATAFSDDLATADLINELISEVVVEQIR, from the coding sequence ATGATCTACACAGTAACACTAAACCCTTCGATCGACTATATCGTTCATGTTGATGATCTTAAATTGGGTGATTTGAATCGTATGACAGCAGACTTTAAGCTTCCTGGGGGAAAAGGAATCAACGTTTCACGTATTTTAAAACGCATCAATGCTGAATCGACAGCACTTGGTTTTCTTGGAGGCTTTACAGGAACTTTCATTTCTGACTGGCTGACACGAGAAAAAATTCAAACGAATTTTACACCAGTTGGTGAGGATACTCGAATCAACATCAAGCTAAAATCTGATGAAGAAACAGAGATCAATGGGCTTGGGCCTACTGTCAGCAATGAAGAAATGCAGAACTTAAAACAAATTTTAAGTACAGTACAAGCTGACGATATCGTGGTTTTATCCGGCAGCACCCCAGCTTCTCTACGTAAAGGTTTCTATGAAGAGTTGATTCAAATCGTAAAAGAAAAAAAGACGGATTTCATTATTGATACGACAGGAGCCGATCTGCTGAACGCATTGCCGCAGGAACCATTACTTGTTAAACCGAATAATCATGAGTTAGCAGAACTATTTAACGTAGAATTTCAAACTATCGAAGACATTTTGCCCTTTGGTGAACGTTTATTAACAAATGGCGCAAAACATGCCATTATTTCCATGGCAGGAGATGGGGCGTTACTTTTCACTCCTACTGGCATCTATCAATCAAATGTTTTAAAACGACCTTTGAAAAATTCAGTTGGTGCAGGTGATTCCATGATCGCTGGATTTGTTGGTACCTTTGCTAAAAATAACGATCCTATCGAAGCCTTTAAATGGGGCATCGCGTGTGGAAGTGCTACAGCATTTTCAGATGATCTAGCAACAGCTGATTTGATCAATGAATTGATTTCGGAAGTTGTTGTGGAACAAATCCGCTGA